The following are encoded in a window of Saccharothrix longispora genomic DNA:
- a CDS encoding carboxylate-amine ligase: protein MIDEMGVVSPPTLGVEEDFLVVDPGSGLPLPAAADVIDLANRFGADLRPELTRAQVEGGTPVCRGMREVRGHLLSTRSLAAAAASRVGGQLLAVGVPPVGPPAQELTDDDRHRGLGRHYGMLAAEHGVCGARVHVAVPDRETAVQVCNHLRPWLPVLLALTANSPIHQGVDTGYASWRSVLCGRWACSGAPPYFTSVEHYDAVVGMVVGSGAAPDAGTVFWDVRPSEHVAAVEVRVSDVPATVDESVLLAILVRALVVTAVQAVERGESALPVCEQALRAAYWRAAHDGIEGDGLDLFSSRRVPAADLLRRLVRHVRPVLCRTGELRAVNALVTKVFHGGNGAVRQLRAFRRRGRLEDVVEVLTRDTVLDFAPGTAA from the coding sequence ATGATCGACGAGATGGGCGTGGTCTCCCCGCCGACCCTCGGCGTCGAGGAGGACTTCCTGGTGGTCGACCCGGGCAGCGGCCTGCCGCTCCCCGCGGCGGCGGACGTGATCGACCTGGCCAACCGGTTCGGCGCGGACCTGCGCCCGGAGCTGACGCGCGCCCAGGTGGAGGGCGGCACGCCGGTGTGCCGCGGCATGCGCGAGGTGCGCGGGCACCTCCTGTCCACGCGGTCGCTGGCCGCGGCGGCCGCCTCGCGCGTCGGGGGGCAGCTGCTCGCGGTGGGCGTGCCGCCGGTCGGGCCGCCGGCACAGGAGCTGACGGACGACGACCGCCACCGGGGCCTCGGCCGGCACTACGGGATGCTCGCCGCCGAGCACGGGGTGTGCGGGGCACGCGTGCACGTGGCGGTGCCCGACCGGGAGACGGCCGTGCAGGTGTGCAACCACTTGCGCCCGTGGCTGCCGGTGCTGCTGGCGCTGACCGCGAACTCGCCGATCCACCAGGGCGTGGACACGGGGTACGCGAGCTGGCGCTCGGTGCTGTGCGGTCGGTGGGCCTGCTCGGGCGCGCCGCCCTACTTCACGTCGGTGGAGCACTACGACGCCGTGGTCGGGATGGTGGTCGGCAGCGGGGCGGCGCCCGACGCGGGGACGGTCTTCTGGGACGTGCGGCCCTCGGAGCACGTGGCCGCCGTCGAGGTCCGGGTGTCCGACGTGCCCGCCACCGTGGACGAGTCGGTGCTGCTCGCCATCCTGGTGCGCGCCCTGGTCGTCACCGCCGTGCAGGCCGTCGAGCGGGGCGAGTCGGCCCTGCCGGTCTGCGAGCAGGCGCTGCGCGCGGCCTACTGGCGCGCCGCCCACGACGGCATCGAGGGCGACGGGCTCGACCTGTTCAGCAGTCGTCGCGTCCCGGCCGCCGACCTGCTGCGCCGGCTGGTCCGCCACGTCCGCCCGGTGCTGTGCCGGACCGGGGAGCTGCGCGCGGTCAACGCCCTGGTGACCAAGGTCTTCCACGGCGGCAACGGCGCGGTGCGGCAGCTGCGGGCGTTCCGGCGGCGCGGTCGGCTGGAGGACGTGGTGGAGGTCCTGACCCGCGACACCGTCCTGGACTTCGCGCCGGGGACCGCGGCGTGA
- a CDS encoding FAD-dependent monooxygenase — protein MARRRGRVVPAGDAAHIHPPAGAVGVDVALADSVDLGWKPAATVLGRAPEGLLDSYHRERHEVGARVPRTSRAQALLGRRSPESDPVRDLFRELRELPEVGAHLAESVIGVSTRYDPGLPGAHPWLVRPDGHTAWVSATTDPQPVDTPRPRLIHLVRRPGRRSPALSRTGAGPRRRMRSAPTGKTMRAVGVRGLRPPVAVREEAMW, from the coding sequence CTGGCCAGGCGTCGCGGCCGGGTCGTGCCGGCCGGGGACGCCGCGCACATCCACCCGCCGGCCGGGGCGGTGGGCGTGGACGTGGCGTTGGCCGACTCGGTCGACCTGGGCTGGAAACCGGCCGCCACCGTGCTCGGCCGCGCCCCCGAGGGCCTGCTGGACAGCTACCACCGGGAGCGGCACGAGGTGGGCGCGCGCGTGCCGCGGACCAGCCGGGCGCAGGCGCTCCTCGGGCGGCGCTCACCGGAGTCGGACCCCGTCCGCGACCTGTTCCGCGAACTCCGCGAGCTGCCGGAGGTCGGCGCCCACCTGGCCGAGTCGGTCATCGGGGTGAGCACCCGGTACGACCCGGGTCTCCCCGGCGCCCACCCGTGGCTGGTCCGCCCCGACGGCCACACCGCGTGGGTCTCCGCGACCACCGACCCGCAGCCCGTCGACACCCCTCGCCCCCGCCTAATCCACCTGGTCCGGCGCCCCGGCCGGCGGTCGCCCGCGCTGAGCCGGACGGGTGCCGGTCCGCGCCGGCGCATGAGAAGTGCGCCGACCGGGAAGACAATGCGTGCGGTGGGTGTCCGGGGCCTCCGGCCGCCCGTCGCGGTTCGCGAGGAGGCGATGTGGTGA
- a CDS encoding GNAT family N-acetyltransferase: MADPERPAGPDFAVREARDEDWPRMWPIVHDVITEQRTFAYDPGMSEHDAKRTWLLAAPARVVVAADADRVLGTANMYANRPGPGSHVASGSVMVAEHARGTGVGRALTTDMITWARGSGFAAIQFNAVVDTNRAAVGLYESLGFSTLGVAPGAFRHPVLGDVGLRVMWLDLRPPTRVTG, translated from the coding sequence ATGGCTGACCCAGAGCGCCCTGCGGGGCCGGACTTCGCGGTCCGCGAGGCACGTGACGAGGACTGGCCGCGGATGTGGCCGATCGTGCACGACGTCATCACCGAGCAGCGGACGTTCGCCTACGACCCGGGTATGAGCGAGCACGACGCCAAGCGCACGTGGCTGTTGGCCGCACCGGCCAGGGTGGTGGTCGCTGCCGATGCCGACCGGGTGCTGGGTACCGCGAACATGTACGCCAACCGGCCGGGCCCCGGAAGCCACGTCGCGTCCGGCAGCGTGATGGTCGCCGAGCACGCACGGGGCACGGGTGTGGGGCGGGCCCTCACCACCGACATGATCACCTGGGCGCGTGGCAGCGGATTCGCGGCGATCCAGTTCAACGCTGTCGTCGACACGAACAGGGCCGCGGTCGGCCTCTACGAAAGCCTCGGGTTCAGCACCCTGGGTGTGGCGCCGGGGGCTTTCCGCCACCCCGTCCTGGGGGACGTCGGCCTCCGCGTCATGTGGCTGGACCTGCGGCCCCCGACACGGGTCACCGGCTGA
- a CDS encoding ABC transporter ATP-binding protein — MIEVRGLTRRYGDVLAVDHLDFTVEPGKVTGFLGPNGAGKSTTMRIVLGLDRPTSGTALVNGRSCAALAEPLREVGALLDPGSAHPGRTGRGHLRVAARTNGIPPRRVDEVVEEVGLGRAARRRIKGYSLGMRQRLGIAAALLGDPGVLLFDEPVNGLDLDGVRWIRGLLRRLADEGRTVLVSSHLLSEVEQVADRLVVIGRGRLIADATTEQILDGLGDVRVRVRSAEPDRLLAALRERGLEAHRVDARELRVEGSTAEEVGELVHSLHIPLHHLSEVRNSLEDAYVELTDSSVEHRGGRAATSGAAR, encoded by the coding sequence GTGATCGAGGTCCGAGGGCTGACCAGGCGCTACGGCGACGTCCTCGCCGTCGACCACCTGGACTTCACGGTCGAGCCGGGCAAGGTCACCGGGTTCCTCGGGCCGAACGGCGCCGGGAAGTCCACGACCATGCGGATCGTGCTCGGCCTCGACCGGCCCACGTCGGGCACGGCGCTGGTGAACGGCCGGTCGTGCGCGGCGCTCGCCGAACCGCTCCGCGAGGTCGGCGCGCTGCTCGACCCCGGCTCGGCGCACCCCGGCCGCACCGGGCGCGGGCACCTGCGGGTGGCCGCCCGGACGAACGGCATCCCGCCGCGCCGGGTGGACGAGGTGGTCGAGGAGGTCGGTCTCGGCCGCGCCGCCCGTCGCCGGATCAAGGGCTACTCGCTGGGGATGCGGCAGCGGCTGGGCATCGCGGCGGCGCTGCTCGGCGACCCCGGCGTGCTGCTGTTCGACGAACCGGTCAACGGGCTGGACCTCGACGGCGTCCGCTGGATCCGAGGGCTGCTGCGCCGACTGGCCGACGAGGGCCGCACCGTGCTGGTCTCCAGCCACCTGCTCAGCGAGGTGGAGCAGGTCGCCGACCGGCTGGTCGTCATCGGGCGCGGCCGGCTGATCGCCGACGCGACGACGGAGCAGATCCTCGACGGGCTGGGGGACGTCCGGGTGCGCGTCCGCAGCGCGGAGCCCGACCGGCTGCTCGCCGCGCTGCGCGAACGCGGTCTGGAGGCGCACCGGGTCGATGCCCGGGAGCTGCGGGTCGAGGGCAGCACCGCCGAGGAGGTGGGCGAACTCGTCCACTCCCTGCACATCCCGCTGCACCACCTCTCGGAGGTGCGCAACAGCCTTGAGGACGCCTACGTGGAGTTGACCGACAGCAGCGTGGAGCACCGCGGCGGCCGGGCCGCGACGAGCGGGGCGGCGCGGTGA
- a CDS encoding methyltransferase produces the protein MTSRSITDMADLATPMAIRVAATLDLVEHAGSGGATAERLASGAGASAPALRRLLDHLVEVGVFALDGDRYRPTALGAQMGEDAPEGVKPLLDINRAGGRAELAFVDLLDTITTGSPAYPRRYGRDFWADIDAAPELRRSFDAQMRWRFRVQGAQIAERFDRGRFTEVLDVGGGDGSVLAAILRAHPRLRGRVVDLPPAAAAAADRFAADGLDDRAGAVPGSFFDPLPTGADACLLSDVLHDWDDDAARAILAGCRRAVAPGGTVVVIEPLRGRGAGTAIDLFMLMCFGGRERTVDEPAALAADRGLVLRRSGPVAEGRTALEFTAA, from the coding sequence ATGACCTCACGTTCGATCACGGACATGGCGGACCTGGCGACCCCGATGGCGATCCGGGTGGCCGCCACCCTCGACCTGGTGGAGCACGCGGGCAGCGGCGGTGCGACGGCGGAGCGGCTCGCGTCCGGGGCCGGGGCCTCCGCGCCGGCGCTGCGGCGCCTGCTCGACCACCTGGTGGAGGTCGGCGTCTTCGCCCTCGACGGGGACCGCTACCGGCCCACGGCCCTCGGGGCCCAGATGGGCGAGGACGCCCCGGAGGGGGTCAAGCCGCTGCTCGACATCAACCGCGCGGGCGGGCGCGCCGAACTCGCGTTCGTGGACCTGCTCGACACGATCACCACGGGTTCCCCCGCCTACCCGCGCCGCTACGGGCGGGACTTCTGGGCGGACATCGACGCCGCACCGGAGCTGCGGCGCTCGTTCGACGCCCAGATGCGGTGGCGGTTCCGGGTGCAGGGGGCGCAGATCGCCGAGCGCTTCGACCGGGGCCGCTTCACCGAGGTCCTGGACGTCGGCGGCGGCGACGGGAGCGTGCTCGCCGCGATCCTGCGCGCCCACCCCCGCCTGCGCGGCCGGGTCGTGGACCTGCCCCCGGCGGCCGCCGCCGCGGCCGACCGGTTCGCGGCGGACGGGCTGGACGACCGGGCCGGCGCCGTCCCCGGCAGCTTCTTCGACCCGCTGCCCACCGGGGCCGACGCCTGCCTGCTGTCCGACGTCCTGCACGACTGGGACGACGACGCCGCCCGCGCGATCCTGGCCGGGTGCCGCCGGGCCGTCGCACCCGGCGGCACCGTGGTGGTGATCGAACCGCTGCGGGGCCGGGGCGCGGGCACCGCGATCGACCTGTTCATGCTGATGTGCTTCGGCGGGCGCGAGAGGACGGTCGACGAGCCGGCCGCGCTCGCCGCCGACCGCGGCCTGGTGCTCCGGCGCTCCGGCCCCGTGGCGGAGGGGAGGACGGCGCTGGAGTTCACCGCCGCGTGA
- a CDS encoding DUF3040 domain-containing protein, whose product MNPRDERRQLRGIERWFERNDPVLAATLAGQAVAARPVRRGAARACLALLGVCSVVLGAMTQLPLVFAGVVALMVAACLHVTRHAR is encoded by the coding sequence ATGAACCCCAGGGACGAACGCCGCCAACTCCGCGGGATCGAGCGCTGGTTCGAGCGCAACGACCCCGTGCTCGCCGCGACCCTGGCCGGCCAGGCCGTCGCGGCGCGGCCGGTGCGTCGCGGCGCGGCGCGCGCGTGCCTCGCCCTGCTGGGGGTCTGCTCCGTCGTGCTGGGCGCGATGACGCAGCTCCCGCTCGTCTTCGCGGGCGTCGTGGCGCTGATGGTGGCGGCGTGCCTGCACGTCACCCGCCACGCGCGGTGA
- a CDS encoding helix-turn-helix domain-containing protein, whose translation MPIIVRIDVELAKRKMSVGEFAERVGLTPANVAVLKNGRAKAVRFSTLEAMCRVLGCQPGDLLEWVDDGEEPDDGALRAVGDEGHR comes from the coding sequence ATGCCGATCATCGTGCGCATCGACGTCGAACTGGCCAAGCGCAAGATGAGCGTCGGCGAGTTCGCCGAGCGCGTCGGGCTCACGCCGGCGAACGTCGCCGTGCTGAAGAACGGCCGCGCCAAGGCCGTGCGCTTCAGCACCCTGGAGGCCATGTGCCGGGTGCTCGGCTGCCAGCCCGGCGACCTGCTGGAGTGGGTCGACGACGGGGAGGAGCCCGACGACGGCGCGCTCCGGGCCGTCGGGGACGAGGGTCACCGGTGA
- the ligA gene encoding NAD-dependent DNA ligase LigA, whose amino-acid sequence MNAQERIRELADQIVVLRDAYYRGSPLVADAEYDAIEDELRGLVEANPELAPDPNPLEQVGAPSVLHAPIRHSRPMLSLEKATKPEQVAAFFDRFPGQPVVVMPKLDGLSLALVYEDGRLARAVTRGDGTTGDDVTFLVRALADGIPDRIDAPGRVEVRGEAVMLRSTFTAYNAAHPDKPLINPRNAAAGTLRAKDPATVAGRRLQFFAFDLDTSADATAADLEQGLRALGFDVADMRHRTDAEAAQAVISEIEAQRNELDYDLDGAVLRLANRDAFAAAGVRSNSPRGALAFKFAAEEKTTVLTDVVWDVGKTGKIAPVAWLEPVFVGGTTVTRATLANQEVIRARGIKIGDTVLVRRAGDVIPFVAGVLDESKRTGAERDIVPPTTCPSCGHELTEQGNSRELFCTNAACPAQTVRRLIHWASRAAADIEAVGPVWIERLAEAGLLENPSDFYTLTKEQLLEFDRIKETSATRMIESIAASRQVGLRRALIGFAIPMASEGTATRLCRAGFGSLEEVADAGEDDLVAVEDIGPRVAASLIEHLTRLRPELERLRERGVSLDVREEDLPPVVASDAPLAGKTVVVTGAISDPRSGEKVPRPTFQRLCEKAGATTATSVSASTDYLVTGADVGASKLTKAEKLGVEVVDQGEIWRQLIAAGIA is encoded by the coding sequence GTGAACGCTCAGGAGCGCATCCGGGAACTCGCCGACCAGATCGTCGTGCTGCGTGACGCCTACTACCGCGGTTCTCCGCTGGTGGCGGACGCGGAGTACGACGCGATCGAGGACGAGCTGCGAGGTCTGGTCGAGGCGAACCCGGAGCTGGCGCCCGACCCGAACCCGCTGGAGCAGGTGGGCGCGCCGTCGGTGCTGCACGCGCCGATCCGGCACTCGCGCCCCATGCTGTCCCTGGAGAAGGCGACGAAGCCCGAGCAGGTCGCCGCGTTCTTCGACCGCTTCCCCGGCCAGCCCGTGGTGGTCATGCCGAAGCTGGACGGCCTGTCGCTGGCCCTGGTCTACGAGGACGGCCGGCTGGCCCGCGCCGTGACCCGGGGCGACGGCACGACGGGCGACGACGTGACGTTCCTGGTGCGGGCGCTGGCCGACGGCATCCCGGACCGCATCGACGCGCCGGGTCGGGTCGAGGTGCGCGGCGAGGCCGTGATGCTGCGCTCCACGTTCACCGCCTACAACGCCGCGCACCCCGACAAGCCGCTGATCAACCCCCGCAACGCCGCCGCGGGCACCCTGCGCGCCAAGGACCCGGCCACCGTCGCCGGGAGGCGCCTGCAGTTCTTCGCCTTCGACCTCGACACCTCCGCCGACGCGACCGCCGCCGACCTGGAGCAGGGCCTGCGCGCGCTCGGCTTCGACGTGGCGGACATGCGGCACCGCACCGACGCGGAGGCCGCGCAGGCGGTGATCTCCGAGATCGAGGCGCAGCGCAACGAACTGGACTACGACCTGGACGGCGCCGTGCTGCGGCTGGCCAACCGGGACGCGTTCGCCGCCGCCGGGGTCCGGTCGAACTCGCCGCGCGGCGCGCTGGCGTTCAAGTTCGCCGCCGAGGAGAAGACCACCGTGCTCACCGACGTGGTCTGGGACGTCGGCAAGACCGGCAAGATCGCCCCGGTGGCGTGGCTGGAACCGGTGTTCGTGGGCGGCACGACGGTCACCCGCGCCACCCTGGCCAACCAGGAGGTCATCCGGGCGCGCGGAATCAAGATCGGCGACACGGTGCTGGTGCGGCGCGCGGGCGACGTGATCCCGTTCGTCGCGGGCGTGCTGGACGAGTCCAAGCGCACCGGCGCGGAACGCGACATCGTGCCGCCCACCACGTGCCCGTCGTGCGGGCACGAGCTGACCGAGCAGGGCAACAGCCGGGAGTTGTTCTGCACCAACGCCGCCTGCCCCGCGCAGACCGTGCGCCGGCTGATCCACTGGGCCTCGCGCGCGGCGGCGGACATCGAGGCGGTCGGTCCGGTGTGGATCGAACGGCTCGCCGAAGCCGGCCTGCTGGAGAACCCCTCGGACTTCTACACCCTGACCAAGGAACAGCTCCTGGAGTTCGACCGCATCAAGGAGACCTCGGCCACGCGCATGATCGAGTCGATCGCCGCGAGCCGCCAGGTGGGGCTGCGCCGGGCGCTGATCGGTTTCGCGATCCCGATGGCGTCCGAGGGGACCGCCACCCGCCTGTGCCGAGCGGGTTTCGGCTCGCTGGAGGAGGTGGCCGACGCCGGCGAGGACGACCTCGTGGCCGTGGAGGACATCGGCCCGAGGGTCGCCGCCTCCCTGATCGAGCACCTCACCCGGCTGCGCCCGGAACTCGAACGCCTGCGCGAACGAGGGGTGTCCCTCGACGTGCGCGAGGAGGACCTCCCCCCGGTGGTCGCCTCCGACGCGCCCCTGGCCGGCAAGACGGTCGTGGTCACCGGCGCGATCAGCGACCCGCGCTCGGGCGAGAAGGTCCCCCGCCCCACCTTCCAGCGCCTGTGCGAGAAGGCCGGCGCGACCACCGCCACCTCCGTGTCGGCCAGCACCGACTACCTCGTCACCGGTGCCGACGTGGGCGCGAGCAAGCTCACCAAGGCCGAGAAGCTCGGCGTCGAGGTCGTGGACCAGGGCGAGATCTGGCGGCAGCTGATCGCCGCCGGCATCGCCTAG
- a CDS encoding STAS domain-containing protein, protein MEQDVHLPPVNVGVAVARRRGVVFADVRGEVDTDSYRHLRQELFSCLDGRPAALVVDLRHVDFFGSLGIAVLMEVHERATELGVAFALVAEHRTVVEPIRITEVGELLGLCSTVEEAVARVEGGPDRDEDDGFSWWSS, encoded by the coding sequence GTGGAACAGGACGTCCACCTGCCTCCGGTGAACGTCGGCGTCGCGGTCGCCCGGCGTCGCGGGGTGGTGTTCGCGGACGTGCGGGGCGAGGTCGACACCGACAGCTACCGGCACCTGCGCCAGGAGCTGTTCTCCTGCCTGGACGGCCGCCCCGCCGCGTTGGTGGTCGACCTCAGGCACGTGGACTTCTTCGGGTCGCTGGGCATCGCGGTGCTGATGGAGGTGCACGAGCGGGCCACCGAACTGGGTGTCGCGTTCGCCCTGGTCGCCGAGCACCGCACCGTGGTCGAGCCGATCCGCATCACCGAGGTCGGTGAGCTGCTGGGCCTGTGCTCCACGGTGGAGGAGGCGGTGGCGCGGGTGGAGGGCGGTCCGGACCGCGACGAGGACGACGGCTTCTCGTGGTGGTCCTCCTAG
- a CDS encoding DUF2975 domain-containing protein, with product MFAEHRAVAPLRVLLVLLFGVLLLFQVMSLPGQFAHMAEQSPETAHLRWPLTAVTVFWVLCVQVVVVATWKLLTLVKNDRIFSEPALRWVDAIVWAIAAGWATFGVVFLLVGFNADDPGVPLLMFLLLVGITVLGLLMVVMRALLRQATTLRTDMESVI from the coding sequence ATGTTCGCTGAGCATCGGGCGGTTGCCCCTCTCCGTGTCCTCCTCGTGCTGCTGTTCGGGGTGCTTCTCCTCTTCCAGGTCATGTCGTTGCCCGGCCAGTTCGCCCACATGGCGGAGCAGTCGCCGGAGACGGCGCACCTGCGGTGGCCCCTGACGGCCGTGACCGTGTTCTGGGTGCTGTGCGTGCAGGTGGTGGTCGTGGCCACCTGGAAGCTGCTCACCCTGGTCAAGAACGACCGCATCTTCAGCGAGCCCGCCCTGAGGTGGGTCGACGCCATCGTGTGGGCCATCGCCGCCGGGTGGGCGACGTTCGGGGTCGTGTTCCTCCTCGTCGGCTTCAACGCGGACGACCCGGGCGTCCCGCTGCTGATGTTCCTCCTGCTGGTCGGCATCACCGTGCTGGGGCTGCTGATGGTGGTGATGCGGGCGCTGCTGCGGCAGGCCACCACGCTGCGCACCGACATGGAGTCGGTGATCTGA
- a CDS encoding SDR family oxidoreductase, which produces MAEDQYDESTAQRHPEPEQQEGQEQAHPGTGEAMDPPPDHGEDSYRGSGRLEGRRAVITGGDSGIGRAVAIAFAREGADLLLSYLEEEQEDAERTAELVREAGRKVVLVPGDIRDEAHCGHVVERAVAELGGIDVLVNNAAYQMAQEDGLLGITTEQFDRVLKTNLYAMFWLCKAAVPHMPKGSSIINTSSIQAFQPSPELLDYAATKGAIVNFTKGLSQYLADKGIRVNSVAPGPVWTPLIPATMPAEKVDSFGEQTPMGRAAQPSELAPAYVFFASSESSYVTGEVLGVTGGQLLT; this is translated from the coding sequence ATGGCGGAAGACCAGTACGACGAGAGCACCGCGCAACGGCACCCGGAGCCGGAGCAGCAGGAGGGGCAGGAGCAGGCGCACCCGGGCACCGGCGAGGCCATGGACCCGCCGCCCGACCACGGTGAGGACAGCTACCGGGGCAGCGGTCGGCTGGAGGGGCGCCGGGCCGTCATCACCGGCGGCGACTCCGGGATCGGGCGTGCGGTGGCCATCGCGTTCGCCCGCGAGGGGGCCGACCTGCTGCTGTCCTACCTGGAGGAGGAGCAGGAGGACGCCGAGCGCACCGCCGAGCTGGTGCGGGAGGCGGGGCGGAAGGTCGTGCTGGTGCCCGGCGACATCCGCGACGAGGCGCACTGCGGGCACGTCGTCGAGCGGGCGGTGGCCGAGCTGGGCGGCATCGACGTGCTGGTGAACAACGCCGCCTACCAGATGGCGCAGGAGGACGGGCTGCTCGGCATCACCACCGAGCAGTTCGACCGGGTGCTCAAGACCAACCTCTACGCGATGTTCTGGCTGTGCAAGGCGGCCGTGCCGCACATGCCCAAGGGTTCGTCGATCATCAACACCTCGTCGATCCAGGCGTTCCAGCCCTCACCGGAGCTGCTGGACTACGCCGCGACGAAGGGGGCGATCGTCAACTTCACCAAGGGGCTGTCGCAGTACCTCGCGGACAAGGGCATCCGGGTCAACTCGGTCGCCCCGGGGCCCGTGTGGACGCCGCTGATCCCGGCCACCATGCCCGCCGAGAAGGTCGACTCCTTCGGCGAGCAGACGCCGATGGGCCGGGCCGCCCAGCCCTCCGAGCTGGCCCCCGCGTACGTCTTCTTCGCCTCGTCCGAGTCGAGCTACGTCACCGGCGAGGTGCTGGGCGTGACGGGTGGCCAGCTGCTGACCTGA
- a CDS encoding STAS domain-containing protein: MNEQTPRRVAVTELRRGTPLLAVSGDLDAETCRPVASEVDAVLDARPTAVVLDLRAVGFLGSAGIALLVNAHHRAGRLGVPFAVVADTRCVLRPLRMSQVDAVLPLYATVDEAVTALRLVSA, encoded by the coding sequence GTGAACGAGCAGACCCCACGCCGCGTGGCAGTCACCGAACTGCGCCGCGGCACCCCTTTGCTGGCCGTGTCCGGCGACCTGGACGCGGAAACGTGCCGTCCCGTCGCGTCCGAGGTCGACGCCGTGCTGGACGCACGACCGACCGCGGTCGTGCTGGACCTGCGCGCGGTCGGGTTCCTGGGATCGGCGGGCATCGCGCTGCTCGTCAACGCCCACCACCGGGCCGGCAGGCTGGGCGTGCCGTTCGCCGTCGTCGCGGACACGCGCTGCGTGCTGCGCCCCCTGCGGATGAGCCAGGTCGACGCGGTGCTCCCGCTGTACGCGACGGTGGACGAGGCGGTCACGGCGCTGCGCCTGGTGTCCGCCTGA
- a CDS encoding ANTAR domain-containing response regulator produces MVEVGRRHRGAAGEAGFVGGRWGGVGDDVVEGLVRRLGDVAGALGTLLLAPHEEEDLPAVLDRICREVPRAVPDADAVSVTLPGERGPETGAATDRLALELDLAQYRAGEGPCLEAARTGRVQRVIAAEVPGRWPAFGAEAGQSGVTGFLSVPLRTDEDRLGSLNLYGARSGFGKLDVALAEVCTTAVEAALRNARHYLRARGQVDQVRRALTSRAVIDQAKGIVMAVHRIGADEAFAMLVERSQQENVKVRDVAERFVDDVVRGG; encoded by the coding sequence GTGGTCGAGGTCGGACGGCGGCACCGGGGTGCGGCCGGGGAGGCGGGGTTCGTGGGCGGGCGGTGGGGCGGGGTCGGGGACGACGTCGTGGAAGGACTGGTCCGCCGGCTCGGCGACGTCGCCGGCGCGCTGGGGACGCTCCTCCTCGCGCCGCACGAGGAGGAGGACCTGCCGGCCGTCCTCGACCGGATCTGCCGGGAGGTGCCCCGGGCCGTCCCGGACGCGGACGCGGTCAGCGTGACCCTGCCGGGCGAACGCGGTCCGGAGACCGGCGCGGCGACCGACCGGCTCGCCCTGGAGCTGGACCTCGCGCAGTACCGCGCCGGGGAGGGTCCCTGCCTGGAGGCCGCCCGGACGGGGCGGGTCCAGCGGGTGATCGCGGCGGAGGTGCCCGGCCGGTGGCCGGCGTTCGGCGCGGAGGCCGGGCAGTCCGGCGTCACCGGCTTCCTGTCGGTCCCGCTGCGCACCGACGAGGACCGGCTCGGCTCGCTCAACCTCTACGGCGCGCGGAGCGGGTTCGGGAAGCTCGACGTGGCCCTGGCGGAGGTCTGCACCACCGCCGTCGAGGCGGCGCTCCGGAACGCCCGCCACTACCTGCGCGCCCGCGGGCAGGTGGACCAGGTGCGGCGGGCACTGACCTCGCGGGCGGTCATCGACCAGGCCAAGGGCATCGTCATGGCCGTGCACCGGATCGGCGCGGACGAGGCGTTCGCGATGCTGGTCGAGCGCTCCCAGCAGGAGAACGTCAAGGTCCGCGACGTGGCCGAGCGCTTCGTCGACGACGTCGTCCGCGGCGGGTGA
- a CDS encoding STAS domain-containing protein, translating into MTGSEHRGGHVEQLRVEHADRDEAVVLSVHGEVDGTNAPVLHEGLTAAFAAAAARTVPVVVDLTDVPFFASSGMALLVEHHKLGARRATPLRVVAPARSPLRALRAARLDQVLDLYPDLPAALAG; encoded by the coding sequence GTGACCGGCAGTGAGCACCGAGGAGGACACGTCGAACAGTTGCGGGTGGAGCACGCGGACCGGGACGAGGCGGTCGTCCTCAGCGTGCACGGCGAGGTGGACGGCACGAACGCGCCCGTGCTGCACGAGGGGTTGACCGCCGCCTTCGCCGCGGCGGCGGCGAGGACCGTGCCGGTGGTGGTCGACCTGACCGACGTGCCCTTCTTCGCGTCGAGCGGCATGGCGCTGCTGGTAGAGCACCACAAGCTCGGCGCCCGCCGGGCCACGCCGCTGCGCGTGGTCGCGCCGGCGCGCAGCCCCCTCCGCGCGCTGCGCGCCGCCCGGCTCGACCAGGTGCTCGACCTCTACCCCGACCTCCCGGCCGCCCTCGCCGGGTGA